Proteins from one Nicotiana tabacum cultivar K326 chromosome 23, ASM71507v2, whole genome shotgun sequence genomic window:
- the LOC142177486 gene encoding lignin-forming anionic peroxidase-like codes for MISISNNAFAAIAAMFSLLFIFSSMQCHAQLSSTFYDGTCPNALNTIRTSVRQAVSRERRMAASLIRLHFHDCFVQGCDASILLDETPTIVSEKTALPNLGSARGYGIIEDAKRELEKTCPGIVSCADILAVAARDASTLVGGPTWAVKLGRRDSTTASHTLAETDLPGPFDPLNRLISSFASKGLSTRDMVALSGAHSIGQAQCFLFRDRIYGNGTDIDAGFASTRRRQCPKEDQNGNLAPLDLVTPNQLDNNYFKNLRQRKGLLQSDQVLLSGGSTDSIVSEYSNSPRAFASDFAAAMIRMGDISPITGQNGIIRTVCGSLN; via the exons ATGATTAGTATTTCAAACAACGCTTTTGCAGCCATTGCTGCtatgttttctcttctctttATATTCTCAAGCATGCAATGCCATGCACAACTTTCTTCCACATTCTATGATGGCACTTGCCCTAATGCTCTCAACACCATTCGTACAAGCGTTAGACAAGCAGTGTCACGTGAACGTCGTATGGCTGCATCTCTCATTCGCCTTCATTTCCATGATTGCTTTGTTCAG GGTTGTGATGCTTCTATCTTACTTGATGAGACCCCTACAATTGTTAGTGAGAAAACTGCATTGCCAAATCTTGGATCAGCTAGAGGCTATGGTATTATAGAAGATGCCAAAAGAGAGCTTGAAAAAACATGTCCAGGAATTGTATCATGTGCAGATATACTTGCCGTTGCCGCTAGAGATGCATCAACTCTA GTTGGAGGTCCAACATGGGCAGTGAAACTCGGAAGAAGAGATTCAACAACTGCTAGTCATACACTTGCTGAAACTGATCTCCCCGGTCCATTTGATCCTCTTAATAGGCTTATTTCTAGCTTTGCAAGCAAAGGCCTTAGCACAAGGGATATGGTTGCTTTATCAG GAGCACATTCAATTGGCCAAGCACAATGTTTCCTTTTCCGCGATAGGATTTATGGCAATGGAACAGACATTGATGCTGGATTTGCTAGCACAAGAAGACGTCAATGTCCTAAAGAAGACCAAAATGGAAACCTAGCTCCACTTGATTTGGTTACACCTAATCAATTGGATAACAATTATTTCAAGAACTTGAGGCAAAGAAAAGGTCTTCTTCAATCAGATCAAGTCCTTCTTAGTGGTGGATCTACCGATAGTATTGTTTCTGAATATAGTAACAGTCCTCGCGCATTTGCCTCTGATTTTGCTGCTGCTATGATTAGAATGGGAGATATTAGTCCCATAACTGGTCAAAATGGGATCATAAGAACTGTCTGCGGCTCCCTAAATTGA